The following are from one region of the Funiculus sociatus GB2-C1 genome:
- a CDS encoding NHLP family bacteriocin export ABC transporter peptidase/permease/ATPase subunit, translated as MASTNPTLTAPINPLQQMQKLLRGQSRRVKTPTLLQMEAVECGAAALGIILGYYRRIVPLPELRRECGVSRDGSKASNVLKAARSYGLEAKGFKKELEQLQDLSPPYIVFWNFNHFLVVEGICQQQVYLNDPGTGPRKVSRQEFDEGYTGVVLVMEPGPEFQTGGRKPNLLRALWERLQGATGVLAYCLLAGLLLTLVGLVVPVFSQVFVDEILVQGRQHWLRPLLLGMAIAAILQGILTLLRLRYLRRLKVKLSVGMSSRFLWHILRLPVGFYAQRFAGEISNRTSLNDQVADVLSGRLATTAIDAVMVMFYALVMLQYDAVLTSVVVSFAAVNVFTLQWISRQRVDANQRLIQEYGKAAGASIAALQSIETIKASGLESDFFARWSGYYTKAINSQQELGVTNQTFSVLPALLSSLSSMALLVVGGLRVMNGHLSIGMLIAFQGLMQSFLLPVNNLVSFGSTLQEMEGNLIRLDDVLDNPVDPQVESRSHKDNETIQSSRLQGYVELENITFGYSRLEAPLIENFTLSVKPGQRVALVGGSGSGKSTIAKLVSGLYEPWEGEIRFDGLPRHQIPQSVLTNSVAMVEQDISMFGGTVRDNLTLWDTTVSDKSLVRACRDAAIDDVVLSMSGGFDASLIEGAANLSGGQRQRLEIARALVNNPSILVMDEATSALDAETEKIIDENLRRRGCTCLIVAHRLSTIRDCDEIIVLERGKVMQRGTHQELWQVEGVYSRLIRSEG; from the coding sequence GTGGCATCAACTAATCCGACCTTAACGGCACCGATTAATCCTTTGCAGCAGATGCAAAAACTGCTGAGAGGTCAAAGCAGGCGGGTAAAAACCCCAACGCTTTTGCAAATGGAAGCCGTCGAATGTGGGGCGGCTGCTCTAGGAATTATTCTGGGTTACTACCGTCGGATTGTGCCACTGCCAGAACTTCGTCGAGAGTGCGGGGTTTCCCGCGACGGCAGCAAGGCTTCCAACGTGCTGAAGGCTGCCCGTAGCTATGGACTCGAAGCTAAAGGCTTTAAGAAGGAACTGGAGCAACTTCAAGACCTGTCTCCTCCCTACATTGTCTTCTGGAACTTCAACCACTTCTTGGTCGTGGAGGGAATTTGCCAGCAGCAGGTCTATCTCAATGACCCCGGCACTGGACCACGAAAAGTGTCTCGACAGGAATTTGACGAGGGGTATACGGGAGTGGTGCTGGTCATGGAACCGGGTCCGGAGTTCCAGACAGGGGGGCGTAAACCCAACCTGTTGAGAGCGCTGTGGGAACGGCTACAGGGTGCTACTGGTGTCCTAGCTTACTGTTTACTGGCGGGATTACTACTGACGCTCGTCGGGCTGGTAGTACCTGTATTTAGCCAGGTGTTTGTCGATGAAATCCTCGTTCAGGGGCGGCAGCACTGGTTGCGACCACTACTTTTGGGGATGGCGATCGCAGCTATACTTCAGGGAATACTGACGCTACTACGGTTGCGATATCTGCGCCGCTTGAAAGTCAAGCTGTCTGTAGGGATGTCTAGCCGCTTTCTCTGGCACATCTTGCGTTTACCTGTTGGTTTCTATGCCCAACGGTTTGCCGGAGAAATCAGTAACCGCACTAGTCTCAACGACCAAGTTGCTGATGTTCTTTCAGGGAGATTGGCAACTACAGCTATTGATGCGGTGATGGTCATGTTTTACGCGCTAGTCATGCTGCAATATGACGCGGTACTAACCTCGGTTGTAGTCAGCTTTGCAGCCGTGAATGTCTTCACCTTGCAGTGGATTTCCCGTCAGCGCGTAGATGCAAATCAGCGATTAATCCAAGAGTATGGCAAAGCGGCTGGCGCGTCCATTGCCGCTCTCCAAAGTATAGAAACCATAAAGGCATCTGGGTTGGAGTCAGATTTCTTTGCCCGGTGGTCAGGTTACTACACCAAGGCAATCAATTCACAGCAGGAATTGGGGGTGACCAACCAGACGTTCTCAGTGTTACCTGCACTCTTGTCTTCGCTCTCATCTATGGCTTTGTTAGTTGTTGGTGGTTTACGGGTGATGAACGGACACCTTAGCATTGGGATGCTCATAGCCTTTCAAGGACTGATGCAGAGCTTTCTGCTACCTGTCAACAATCTTGTTAGCTTCGGCAGTACCCTGCAAGAAATGGAAGGTAATTTGATTCGCCTGGATGATGTGCTGGACAATCCGGTCGATCCACAAGTAGAAAGCAGAAGTCACAAGGATAATGAAACCATTCAGTCTTCACGTCTGCAAGGCTACGTCGAGCTGGAAAACATCACATTTGGCTATAGCCGCTTAGAAGCACCTTTAATTGAAAACTTTACGCTCTCGGTCAAGCCTGGACAGCGAGTCGCCCTGGTAGGCGGGAGTGGCTCTGGCAAGTCTACCATTGCCAAACTCGTAAGCGGACTCTACGAACCTTGGGAGGGAGAAATTCGCTTTGACGGGTTACCTAGGCATCAGATTCCGCAATCGGTACTAACTAACTCCGTCGCTATGGTGGAGCAGGATATTTCAATGTTTGGCGGAACTGTTAGAGACAATTTGACCCTATGGGATACCACAGTATCAGATAAAAGCTTGGTGCGAGCTTGCCGCGATGCTGCGATCGATGATGTGGTTCTCTCGATGTCTGGGGGATTTGATGCGTCCCTTATCGAAGGTGCCGCGAATTTAAGTGGAGGGCAGCGACAGCGGTTGGAAATAGCCCGCGCCTTGGTGAACAACCCCTCGATTCTTGTCATGGATGAAGCCACCAGTGCCCTAGATGCGGAAACAGAAAAAATTATTGACGAGAATCTGCGGCGGCGGGGGTGTACTTGCCTGATTGTTGCCCATCGGTTGAGTACCATCCGGGACTGTGATGAAATCATCGTTCTTGAACGTGGAAAGGTAATGCAACGAGGCACCCACCAAGAATTGTGGCAAGTGGAGGGAGTGTACTCGCGGTTGATACGCAGTGAGGGTTAA
- a CDS encoding NHLP bacteriocin system secretion protein, giving the protein MVEQKQNLFRKESLERLSSPERLDQLMQVVSPKSWLPLTSLASLVVVALIWSIYGRIPITVEGRGVLIYPSQVVPLQSKSSGQLLALNVKVGDMVKKGQVLGTLDQIELRKQLQQQRDKLAELQSQDQAVGSLQGLRNEQEKRTIQQQRQYLQQRIRELQSLMPLLQSTSSESIQQQRQSLQQSLRQAQAMTPIYKQRLEIRRQLYKERVITNDVLLDAQVKDQENRDKIADLEAQLKQLDAKKTEQEKANRDNLSMISDLRTQLKEQDSREATLAQQNLETSTTRKKEIQEVQREITKLELQLGNNTKIISQHSGRILEITTNPGQVVEAGTRLGSIGAENPSSLLVGITYFAVGDGKKVQPGMTLQITPQTVKRERFGGILGTVKTVSGFPITKESAANVVGNPEVVEGLMSDKQEGVMQVSADLKLDSTTFSGYNWSSSKGPQLKISSGTTTVVRVKVEERAPITFVLPILRSVSGIN; this is encoded by the coding sequence ATGGTTGAACAAAAGCAAAACCTATTCCGAAAAGAGTCACTAGAGCGTCTATCTTCTCCTGAAAGGCTAGATCAGTTGATGCAGGTCGTCAGTCCCAAGAGCTGGCTGCCTTTAACCTCCTTGGCTTCCTTGGTAGTGGTAGCTTTGATTTGGAGTATTTATGGACGCATTCCAATTACTGTCGAGGGTCGAGGGGTACTAATTTATCCCAGCCAAGTTGTGCCGCTACAATCGAAAAGCTCAGGGCAGTTACTAGCTCTAAATGTCAAGGTTGGAGATATGGTCAAAAAGGGTCAGGTATTAGGAACACTTGACCAAATTGAACTCCGGAAGCAACTACAGCAGCAGCGCGATAAACTGGCGGAACTACAGTCACAAGACCAAGCGGTCGGTTCGCTCCAAGGGCTACGTAACGAACAGGAAAAACGGACAATTCAGCAACAACGCCAGTACCTCCAGCAACGCATTCGGGAACTCCAATCCCTGATGCCTCTCCTCCAATCAACAAGCAGTGAATCGATCCAGCAGCAACGCCAGAGCCTCCAGCAAAGCCTACGGCAAGCCCAGGCTATGACTCCTATTTACAAGCAGAGACTGGAGATTCGTAGGCAGCTCTACAAGGAAAGAGTGATTACGAATGATGTACTTCTGGATGCACAAGTAAAAGACCAGGAAAACCGCGATAAAATCGCCGATCTCGAAGCCCAGTTAAAGCAACTAGATGCTAAGAAAACGGAGCAAGAAAAGGCTAATCGTGACAACCTCAGTATGATCTCCGACCTCCGAACTCAGTTGAAAGAGCAGGATAGCCGGGAAGCAACTCTAGCTCAACAAAACCTGGAAACTTCAACAACTCGAAAAAAAGAGATTCAAGAAGTCCAGCGAGAGATTACCAAACTGGAACTGCAATTAGGTAACAACACTAAGATTATTAGTCAACACAGCGGACGCATACTAGAAATCACTACTAACCCGGGGCAGGTTGTTGAGGCGGGAACCCGATTGGGGAGCATAGGCGCAGAGAATCCATCCAGCTTGCTAGTTGGCATAACCTATTTTGCGGTTGGGGATGGCAAGAAAGTTCAACCGGGCATGACGCTTCAAATTACGCCACAAACCGTGAAACGGGAACGCTTTGGCGGCATCCTAGGTACTGTCAAAACTGTCTCTGGGTTTCCAATCACAAAGGAGTCAGCAGCCAATGTGGTGGGCAATCCAGAAGTGGTTGAAGGTCTGATGTCTGACAAGCAGGAGGGAGTAATGCAAGTATCCGCAGACCTAAAGTTGGATTCCACGACTTTTAGCGGCTACAACTGGTCTTCTTCCAAGGGACCGCAACTGAAAATCTCTTCTGGAACTACCACTGTTGTTCGAGTCAAGGTGGAAGAGCGGGCTCCCATTACGTTTGTTTTACCTATCCTGAGGTCGGTCAGTGGCATCAACTAA
- a CDS encoding cyclic nucleotide-binding domain-containing protein, with product MTEVLLKELSNSDIDWMSATGCQQEIAAGTVLVQEGKAADTLHIVLDGTLAVTVSQADNNPLSRAFAAMEGGEISGREIARLSSGEVVGEIPFLGTRPTATTVKAIEKSIVMSIPQQQLAAKLQQDVGFASRFYRAIAILLSDRLQSIVTQLTRSKLAQGQALRDMLFVLGGLNDSDIDWMIATGSRQKIAANTVLIHSGGPVDALYILLNGTMTVSVCEDKRNPLARAFAVLEDGETSGREIARLSRGEIAGETPFIDARLPSATVKTLEDSIVLSIPRQQLAAKLQQDVGFASRFYRVIATLLSNRLQGMLSRLGYGRRVYSKGQPLDDNVEYEDELDSNVLDSMALAGTRFDWMLSRLRGI from the coding sequence ATGACAGAAGTTCTACTGAAAGAATTAAGTAATAGTGACATCGATTGGATGAGCGCTACGGGCTGTCAGCAGGAGATAGCTGCGGGTACTGTCCTTGTTCAGGAAGGAAAAGCTGCCGATACCCTACATATTGTCCTGGATGGAACCTTAGCCGTTACGGTTTCTCAAGCTGATAACAATCCTCTATCCCGTGCTTTTGCGGCTATGGAGGGTGGCGAAATCTCAGGTCGGGAGATAGCTAGGTTGTCAAGTGGTGAGGTAGTGGGAGAAATCCCCTTCCTGGGTACTCGTCCAACCGCTACCACTGTGAAGGCGATCGAAAAGTCGATTGTGATGTCGATTCCTCAACAGCAATTGGCAGCAAAATTGCAGCAGGATGTAGGATTTGCTTCCCGTTTTTATCGCGCGATCGCTATTCTACTTTCAGACAGACTACAGAGCATTGTCACTCAGCTTACTCGTAGCAAGCTTGCTCAAGGTCAGGCACTGAGGGATATGCTGTTTGTTTTGGGGGGATTGAATGACAGTGACATCGATTGGATGATTGCTACAGGCAGTCGGCAAAAAATTGCAGCGAATACCGTACTCATCCATTCAGGAGGACCTGTGGATGCGCTGTATATTCTACTGAATGGAACAATGACTGTTTCTGTTTGTGAAGATAAGCGCAATCCCTTAGCCCGTGCTTTTGCCGTCTTGGAGGATGGCGAAACTTCAGGTCGAGAGATAGCGAGATTATCAAGGGGTGAAATTGCCGGAGAAACCCCTTTCATTGATGCTCGCTTACCTTCTGCGACTGTCAAAACCCTTGAAGACTCGATTGTCTTGTCGATTCCCCGACAGCAATTGGCAGCAAAATTGCAGCAAGATGTAGGGTTTGCTTCCCGTTTTTATCGAGTAATTGCTACTTTGCTTTCAAATAGATTGCAGGGGATGCTCAGTCGGCTTGGATATGGTAGGCGTGTTTATAGCAAAGGTCAGCCACTCGATGACAATGTTGAATATGAGGATGAACTAGATTCCAATGTTTTAGATAGCATGGCACTAGCTGGAACAAGATTTGATTGGATGTTGAGCCGTTTGAGAGGAATTTAA
- a CDS encoding DUF7005 family protein, which yields MNQQEFRKSILTSYGASASETEELLIYNQNVFDRSGLTRLVQFPLAPEAHVAAWEEYAAQARVVGAFQSLKGVLVQLQFPIQEGISQTETYRCATRKGVLVDGMAEATGLVLKQPEKLQLIIHQSLAGAIPVLLTGNREDFVSLVQALTMRNEPKPVPSSMGACMVAGFNNWDRIRQYRQQWEVQNPLNCSESSWAEEFRRIIPHKELYQDRLIILSDGAYSDVPASNMGLSESEWRNLSLTIRLEHECTHYFTRRLFDSMRNNLLDELIADYRGIVAATGHYRADWFLRFLGLEAFPHYREGGRLQNYRGQPPLSEGAFKILQALVKTAGENLERFDAEYVGELISLNNQPLMLIALTYLTLEELASLEAKIRLKKTIDELRTTLYV from the coding sequence ATGAACCAACAGGAATTTCGCAAGAGCATACTGACCTCCTATGGTGCCAGTGCCTCAGAAACCGAAGAGCTGCTGATTTACAATCAAAACGTCTTTGACCGTAGCGGTTTAACACGTCTCGTTCAATTTCCCCTTGCACCCGAAGCCCATGTAGCCGCCTGGGAGGAATACGCCGCCCAAGCGAGAGTAGTCGGAGCATTTCAATCACTCAAGGGCGTATTGGTTCAGTTACAGTTTCCCATCCAGGAGGGCATCAGTCAGACCGAGACATATCGCTGTGCTACCCGTAAGGGTGTGCTAGTGGATGGTATGGCTGAGGCGACTGGTTTGGTCTTAAAGCAACCAGAGAAACTCCAGTTGATAATACATCAAAGTCTCGCAGGAGCTATCCCAGTTTTGCTCACCGGAAACCGGGAGGATTTTGTTTCTCTGGTACAGGCGCTAACAATGCGTAATGAACCAAAACCAGTCCCCTCGTCTATGGGAGCCTGCATGGTTGCTGGTTTCAACAACTGGGATCGGATTCGCCAGTATCGACAACAATGGGAAGTTCAAAACCCTTTGAATTGCTCGGAATCGAGTTGGGCAGAGGAGTTTAGGCGGATCATCCCCCATAAGGAGCTTTATCAGGATCGATTGATTATTTTGAGCGATGGTGCTTACAGTGATGTCCCAGCCAGCAACATGGGACTCTCGGAATCGGAGTGGCGGAACTTATCCCTAACAATTCGGCTGGAACATGAATGTACCCACTACTTCACACGCCGCTTGTTTGACTCGATGCGAAATAATCTACTCGATGAACTGATTGCCGACTACAGAGGCATTGTAGCTGCTACAGGACACTATCGGGCTGATTGGTTCTTACGCTTTCTGGGGTTGGAAGCGTTTCCGCATTACCGAGAAGGGGGCAGGCTGCAAAACTACCGAGGTCAGCCACCACTTTCAGAAGGGGCTTTTAAGATTTTACAGGCGCTAGTAAAGACTGCTGGAGAAAATTTGGAGCGCTTTGATGCTGAATATGTAGGGGAGTTAATTAGCCTTAATAACCAACCTTTGATGTTAATAGCATTGACCTATTTGACATTAGAGGAATTGGCTTCCCTAGAAGCGAAGATTCGCCTCAAAAAGACTATAGATGAATTACGAACAACCCTATATGTGTAA
- a CDS encoding MinD/ParA family ATP-binding protein, with product MAKIVSIHSFRGGTGKSNLTANLAATIARHGQRVGIIDTDIQSPGIHVIFGLDIEKIDFALNDYLWGRCHIKEAAYDVSNLLKAEQGETTVANGSLYLIPSSTKAREISRVLRQGYDVVRLNDGFQEIIRCLNLDYLFIDTHPGLNEETLISIGISNVLVVILRPDSQDFQGTAVTVDVARKLEVPKMLLVVNKVLPALGFDALREQLEATYNTAVAGIIPLSEEMILLGSKELFCLRYPDHPFSQIVEKIATQIED from the coding sequence GTGGCGAAAATAGTATCTATTCACTCGTTCCGTGGTGGAACTGGTAAATCAAACTTGACGGCTAACCTAGCGGCTACTATAGCCCGTCACGGGCAACGGGTAGGCATTATTGACACTGATATCCAGTCGCCAGGGATTCACGTCATTTTCGGTCTAGACATTGAAAAAATCGACTTTGCCCTCAATGACTACCTATGGGGTCGCTGTCACATTAAAGAGGCTGCTTACGACGTTAGCAATCTTCTCAAGGCGGAACAGGGGGAGACAACCGTAGCAAACGGTAGCCTCTACCTCATTCCCTCTAGTACTAAAGCTAGAGAAATTTCCCGCGTTCTGCGCCAGGGGTATGACGTAGTTCGTCTCAATGATGGCTTTCAGGAAATTATTCGCTGTCTGAACTTGGACTACTTGTTCATTGATACTCACCCCGGACTCAACGAAGAAACTCTAATTTCTATCGGTATCTCTAATGTTCTAGTCGTCATCCTGCGTCCAGACAGCCAAGACTTCCAAGGTACTGCTGTGACGGTGGATGTGGCTCGAAAGCTGGAGGTGCCCAAGATGCTGCTGGTCGTCAACAAGGTACTGCCAGCCTTAGGTTTCGATGCCTTGCGGGAACAGCTAGAGGCAACTTACAACACAGCCGTGGCTGGGATTATACCGCTCTCGGAAGAAATGATTTTGCTAGGGAGTAAAGAACTTTTCTGTCTACGCTACCCTGATCATCCCTTCAGCCAGATAGTGGAAAAGATTGCAACTCAGATTGAAGACTGA
- a CDS encoding Nif11-like leader peptide family RiPP precursor: MSVESARAFYERVATDEAFQKQLRNAASDDKRLEIVRIAGYSFTRQEGEAALAQISKSDDSKLSDAQLEAIAGGLGAVPDEQASFNNQPLSRVWSGLEQSIGFGKHLRQLFNPSAWSIRTKLSVALLLATLIPMSFTAYYNLQQSLKSAEDSEYRKLELLATSNASRLDQLIIDIQRVVVQVSTEKNVVGFLTSTTPEKQGTFRSSVQRSLDNIFRSNPDYDAVYLLDKEGRGLASTDPTFMGQNYAFREYFQQAIQGQPYVSSVLVGTTSGRPGIYFSHPVRSESGKILGVAVLKIKGEEIWAIVNALQAGSGSYAFLVDQQGVIISHPDKSLLYHSLAPLPPEKRKQVETDRLYGIEQIESLDIPKLAAAMVGTKEIGHTSYYSPQEQTRQMVGFAPLDEQPWVLAVNKTDAQFTAPLNHLIWQNSRSLLAVGAIATIIALLLARSIVRPIRALTKAAQALEEDDFEPQGLAEVSHSQDDIGQLVRVFLQMAQKLKAREQNLKQQVMELRVEIDEAKKVRQVAEITETDDFQQLQKKVQKLRNQSVTASETETEYYQRLQQRVQQLKVRVVDDGQ; encoded by the coding sequence ATGTCTGTTGAAAGCGCAAGAGCCTTTTACGAGAGGGTAGCCACGGATGAAGCGTTCCAAAAGCAACTCCGAAACGCTGCCAGTGATGATAAACGCCTAGAGATTGTACGAATTGCTGGCTACAGTTTTACACGGCAAGAAGGGGAAGCTGCCTTGGCTCAAATCTCAAAGTCAGATGACAGTAAACTCAGTGACGCACAGCTAGAGGCGATCGCTGGAGGGTTAGGGGCTGTCCCTGATGAACAGGCATCGTTCAACAACCAACCACTCAGCAGAGTATGGTCGGGCTTAGAGCAATCAATCGGCTTTGGTAAGCACTTGCGTCAGTTGTTTAACCCCTCTGCCTGGTCTATCAGGACTAAACTCTCGGTCGCACTACTCTTAGCTACGCTCATACCGATGAGCTTCACTGCCTATTACAACCTCCAACAGAGCCTGAAGAGTGCAGAGGATAGCGAATACCGCAAACTGGAACTGTTAGCTACCAGTAACGCGAGTCGTCTCGACCAGCTAATCATCGATATTCAGCGCGTTGTGGTTCAAGTCAGTACTGAGAAGAATGTGGTAGGTTTCCTCACTTCTACCACGCCTGAGAAGCAAGGAACCTTCCGCTCCTCCGTGCAGCGATCGCTAGATAACATCTTCCGCTCCAACCCCGACTATGACGCTGTTTATCTCCTAGACAAAGAGGGGCGCGGCCTCGCTTCCACCGATCCAACATTCATGGGTCAAAACTACGCCTTTCGCGAATACTTTCAACAGGCAATCCAGGGACAGCCTTACGTCTCTAGTGTCCTAGTTGGTACAACCAGTGGGCGACCAGGCATTTACTTCTCCCACCCTGTGCGGTCTGAGAGTGGCAAGATCCTGGGAGTAGCAGTCTTAAAAATCAAGGGAGAGGAAATCTGGGCGATTGTAAATGCGCTACAGGCAGGCTCTGGGAGCTACGCCTTTTTGGTTGACCAGCAGGGGGTAATCATCAGCCACCCGGATAAGTCTCTCCTCTACCATAGTTTGGCTCCCTTACCGCCAGAGAAACGTAAGCAGGTCGAGACCGACAGGCTTTATGGCATCGAGCAAATTGAGAGCTTGGACATTCCAAAGTTGGCAGCGGCGATGGTGGGGACTAAAGAAATCGGTCACACCAGTTATTACTCCCCACAGGAGCAGACACGCCAGATGGTTGGCTTCGCTCCCCTAGACGAGCAACCCTGGGTGTTGGCAGTGAACAAAACTGATGCACAGTTTACCGCTCCCCTAAATCATCTAATCTGGCAAAATAGCCGCAGCTTACTGGCAGTAGGAGCGATCGCGACAATCATAGCGCTGCTCCTAGCACGGAGCATTGTTAGACCGATTCGTGCCCTCACCAAGGCAGCACAAGCACTGGAAGAGGACGATTTCGAGCCTCAAGGATTAGCTGAGGTGTCTCACTCTCAGGACGATATTGGTCAACTGGTGCGCGTCTTCCTACAGATGGCTCAAAAGTTGAAGGCGCGAGAGCAGAACCTGAAACAGCAGGTGATGGAACTGCGCGTCGAGATTGACGAAGCCAAAAAGGTTCGCCAAGTCGCTGAAATTACGGAAACGGATGACTTTCAGCAGTTGCAGAAAAAAGTGCAAAAGCTCAGAAATCAATCGGTAACAGCTAGTGAAACTGAGACGGAGTACTATCAGCGATTGCAACAAAGGGTTCAACAGCTCAAGGTTCGAGTGGTAGACGATGGTCAATAA
- a CDS encoding Nif11-like leader peptide family natural product precursor, translating into MSIENAKALYSRMATDKAFRAQLKQAANKEECNQVLQAAGYDFTPEEWHDVTSKDQASALSDSELNDEELAAVSGGGVFDFVSDAVDAVGDAVDTYIVEPYNKAVSNTIT; encoded by the coding sequence ATGTCTATTGAAAACGCAAAGGCACTCTATTCAAGGATGGCCACGGATAAAGCATTTCGGGCGCAACTAAAGCAGGCTGCAAATAAGGAGGAATGCAATCAAGTTCTGCAAGCTGCTGGTTACGATTTCACCCCGGAAGAATGGCATGATGTCACCTCCAAAGACCAAGCGTCTGCCTTATCTGACAGCGAACTCAACGACGAGGAACTAGCAGCAGTCAGTGGTGGGGGTGTATTTGATTTTGTTAGTGACGCTGTTGATGCTGTAGGTGATGCAGTAGATACTTACATAGTAGAACCTTATAACAAAGCTGTAAGCAATACTATTACCTAG
- a CDS encoding ABC transporter ATP-binding protein/permease: MLERKASLNRVDWRLWQRFWAIAKPYWFSKEKWGARGLLALVLLLLIVASGIDVGVSFLNRNLFTALEQRNIGNFWQTVLIFVVFVVIVTPLAVFFEYLIDKVSLYWRRWLTNHFLDKYFHNRAYYDINFYADVDNPDQRISEDINTFTRNSLKFFVLVLQSVFSLIAFIGILISISVPLVLILVCYAFVGTVVTVLFGKRLIGLNFLQLQKEADFRYGLVHIRDNAEAIAFYQGEAPESATVRSRFDELYRNFDRLIAWQRNLGFFKTGYNFFIQLVPIVVIAPLFFAGQVEFGVISQASIAFSAVLKALSIIVTQFEDLSAFAAGVNRLALFNQTLDTPYQILTVGATSIDTVPADQLELFHVTLETPRYQKRLVEDLSVAVPPGEGLLIIGQSGMGKSSLLRAIAGLWKAGTGRIARPTLESMLFLPQRPYMILGSLREQLLYPNTDRDTEEDAMREVLRQVNLADLAERIGGWDAQLDLANVLSLGEQQRLAFARLLLASPHYAILDEATGALDLKNEEQLYQQLLSSGITYVSVGHRSSLLKYHSSVLELLGEARWRLLPVREYNTFEEVLK; this comes from the coding sequence ATGTTAGAAAGAAAAGCCTCACTTAATCGAGTGGACTGGCGGTTGTGGCAGCGGTTTTGGGCGATCGCTAAACCTTATTGGTTTAGTAAGGAAAAATGGGGTGCGAGAGGGCTGTTGGCACTTGTCCTGTTGTTATTGATAGTTGCCAGTGGCATCGATGTGGGTGTCAGCTTCCTAAACCGAAATTTGTTCACTGCCCTGGAGCAACGGAATATCGGCAACTTCTGGCAAACTGTGCTGATTTTTGTCGTTTTTGTAGTCATTGTCACACCCTTAGCCGTCTTCTTTGAGTACCTTATTGATAAGGTAAGTTTGTACTGGCGGCGGTGGCTGACTAACCATTTTCTGGATAAATATTTTCACAATCGGGCTTACTATGACATTAATTTTTACGCAGATGTTGACAATCCTGACCAGCGAATTAGTGAAGATATTAATACCTTTACAAGAAACTCTCTAAAGTTTTTTGTCTTAGTTCTCCAGTCAGTTTTTAGTCTGATTGCGTTTATTGGGATACTGATATCAATTTCTGTGCCGCTGGTGTTGATTCTCGTCTGCTATGCCTTTGTCGGTACAGTTGTCACCGTACTCTTCGGCAAACGACTGATTGGTCTGAACTTCCTTCAACTCCAGAAAGAAGCTGATTTTCGTTATGGCTTAGTCCATATCCGTGACAACGCCGAAGCGATCGCTTTCTATCAGGGCGAAGCACCGGAGTCGGCTACAGTAAGAAGTCGGTTTGACGAGCTATATAGAAACTTTGACCGTCTGATTGCTTGGCAGCGCAACCTGGGATTTTTTAAGACGGGTTACAATTTTTTCATTCAGCTAGTCCCAATTGTGGTGATAGCCCCGCTGTTTTTTGCCGGACAGGTGGAGTTTGGCGTGATTTCTCAGGCGAGTATTGCCTTTTCCGCCGTGTTAAAGGCTTTGTCAATTATTGTCACTCAGTTTGAAGACTTAAGTGCGTTTGCTGCTGGGGTGAATCGTTTGGCTTTATTTAATCAGACTCTAGACACCCCGTATCAAATTCTTACTGTAGGCGCAACTTCAATTGATACAGTACCTGCTGACCAGTTGGAACTGTTCCATGTGACCTTGGAGACACCTAGATATCAAAAAAGGTTGGTTGAAGATTTATCTGTAGCGGTACCACCTGGGGAGGGATTGCTCATTATCGGTCAAAGTGGTATGGGCAAGAGTTCGTTACTCAGAGCGATCGCCGGGTTGTGGAAGGCGGGAACGGGTCGCATCGCTAGACCAACGCTTGAGTCGATGCTGTTTTTACCCCAGCGCCCTTACATGATTTTGGGTTCCCTACGTGAGCAACTCCTTTATCCCAACACTGACCGGGATACTGAAGAGGATGCTATGCGTGAAGTGTTGAGACAGGTAAACTTGGCTGACTTAGCCGAACGCATAGGTGGATGGGATGCACAACTAGATTTAGCGAATGTGCTTTCTCTAGGCGAACAACAACGCCTCGCCTTTGCTCGTCTGCTTTTGGCTTCCCCACACTATGCCATTTTGGATGAAGCGACAGGGGCGTTAGATCTGAAGAATGAAGAGCAGCTTTACCAACAGTTGCTGTCCTCTGGCATCACCTATGTTAGTGTCGGTCATCGATCAAGTTTGTTGAAATACCACTCCTCGGTGTTGGAACTGCTGGGGGAAGCACGATGGCGTCTGTTACCCGTAAGGGAATACAACACATTTGAAGAAGTATTGAAGTGA